A window of Prolixibacter sp. SD074 contains these coding sequences:
- the argC gene encoding N-acetyl-gamma-glutamyl-phosphate reductase: protein MVKKHKIGIIGATGYTGSELVRILVNHPEVEIALITSESRAGEKFSDIHASFRGIVDIVLQPASQVEKTELDLVFLALPHGVSMNFVKKYHHQPFKIVDLSGDFRLDSPEIYQQWYQKEHIYKEGLDRAVFGLPELNRENIKQSELVANPGCFPTTAILGLAPLLSEGMIESRGIIVDSKTGVTGAGVKPKEVAHFPTVNDNFKAYGLKKHRHTIEIQETLNKLSSDEVNLQFTPHLLPVDRGILSTIYARPVKEVTTADLNALYLRYYKGHPFVRITLEAPSIKDVRASNYCNIFITYDERTGNIIVLSTIDNLVKGAAGQAIQNMNLMLGLNETDGLKQAPVNP, encoded by the coding sequence ATGGTTAAGAAACATAAGATAGGTATTATTGGAGCCACCGGATATACGGGCTCCGAACTCGTCCGCATTCTCGTCAACCATCCGGAGGTAGAGATTGCACTGATTACTTCCGAAAGCCGGGCCGGCGAAAAATTCTCTGACATTCATGCCTCCTTTCGGGGAATCGTAGACATCGTTCTTCAACCGGCTTCGCAGGTTGAAAAAACTGAGCTCGATCTGGTTTTTCTCGCATTGCCGCATGGCGTCTCCATGAATTTCGTTAAAAAATACCATCATCAACCGTTTAAGATTGTCGATCTGTCGGGAGATTTCCGGCTCGATTCACCGGAAATTTATCAACAGTGGTACCAAAAGGAACACATTTACAAAGAAGGTCTTGATAGAGCGGTCTTCGGTTTACCGGAATTGAACCGCGAAAATATTAAACAATCCGAATTGGTCGCTAATCCGGGATGTTTCCCCACAACTGCAATTTTGGGACTGGCGCCGCTGCTCAGCGAAGGCATGATTGAAAGCCGCGGGATTATTGTAGATTCCAAGACCGGCGTTACCGGAGCGGGCGTGAAGCCCAAAGAGGTGGCCCACTTTCCGACCGTGAACGATAATTTCAAGGCTTACGGCCTGAAAAAACACCGGCATACCATTGAAATTCAGGAGACACTGAATAAGCTCTCTTCCGATGAAGTAAATCTGCAATTTACGCCGCATTTGCTGCCCGTTGACCGGGGTATTCTGTCGACCATTTATGCTCGTCCTGTTAAAGAAGTGACGACCGCTGACCTGAATGCTCTTTACCTGCGTTATTACAAAGGCCATCCATTTGTACGCATCACCCTGGAAGCGCCGTCTATCAAAGATGTGCGGGCATCGAATTACTGCAATATTTTCATTACGTACGACGAACGGACCGGGAATATTATTGTGCTGAGCACTATTGATAATCTGGTTAAAGGTGCTGCTGGTCAGGCTATTCAGAACATGAATCTGATGCTGGGCCTTAACGAAACCGATGGTTTGAAACAAGCCCCGGTGAATCCATAA
- a CDS encoding aspartate aminotransferase family protein — MTLKNNQAYHDVDQKYYLQTFRRYPIVLEKGEGSTVWDVEGNRYVDALAGIAVNSVGHNHPNVVNAIREQAGKLIHISNFYLSRPQVELSQKLVEMSGLDRVFFSNSGAESVEGAIKIARKYAHSEGHGGTVISMSGSFHGRTLATIATGKKAMQEGFEPIPQGFVQATFDDIESVKSLVDKETAAVIVEPIQGEGGINVADKQFLKDLRTLCDEKDLALIFDEIQCGMGRTGHWFAKDYFGVQPDIITLAKGLGGGVPVGAILSNEKVSQAINFGDHGTTFGGNPLACAAALATIQTIEEENLLKAAVEKGKWLRDKLSELNEPAIKQIKGKGLMIGVEFDFETKPLVAEMLKNGVLANATAGNILRLVPPLNISYPELEEVLRVLKISLQNLREHG; from the coding sequence ATGACTTTAAAAAACAATCAGGCGTATCACGACGTCGATCAGAAGTATTATTTACAAACTTTCAGACGATATCCGATTGTTCTGGAAAAAGGAGAAGGATCAACCGTTTGGGACGTGGAAGGTAACCGCTATGTGGATGCTTTGGCAGGCATTGCGGTGAACAGCGTGGGGCATAATCATCCCAACGTGGTCAATGCCATTCGCGAACAGGCAGGTAAACTTATCCACATTTCCAATTTCTACCTGAGCCGGCCACAGGTGGAGCTTTCGCAGAAGCTGGTGGAAATGTCGGGACTTGACCGTGTTTTTTTCAGTAACAGCGGCGCCGAGTCGGTAGAAGGGGCGATTAAAATTGCACGAAAATATGCTCATAGCGAGGGACATGGCGGAACGGTCATTTCCATGAGCGGCTCTTTTCACGGCCGGACACTGGCTACGATTGCTACAGGAAAGAAAGCGATGCAGGAGGGATTCGAACCCATTCCGCAAGGTTTTGTGCAGGCAACTTTCGATGATATTGAATCGGTTAAGAGCCTGGTGGATAAGGAAACAGCTGCCGTTATTGTCGAACCCATTCAGGGCGAAGGCGGAATAAACGTGGCAGACAAGCAGTTTCTGAAAGATTTACGTACCTTATGTGACGAAAAGGACCTGGCACTCATCTTCGATGAGATTCAGTGTGGAATGGGAAGAACGGGCCATTGGTTCGCCAAAGACTATTTCGGCGTACAGCCCGATATTATAACACTCGCCAAAGGCCTTGGAGGGGGAGTTCCTGTAGGAGCGATTCTCTCGAATGAGAAAGTGAGCCAGGCCATCAACTTTGGTGATCATGGAACCACCTTTGGAGGAAACCCACTGGCTTGCGCGGCTGCGTTGGCCACCATTCAAACAATCGAAGAAGAGAACCTGTTGAAAGCAGCTGTTGAAAAAGGAAAGTGGCTGCGTGATAAACTTTCGGAATTGAACGAGCCGGCCATCAAGCAAATCAAAGGAAAAGGATTGATGATAGGCGTTGAATTCGATTTTGAAACCAAACCACTGGTGGCTGAAATGCTGAAGAACGGCGTGTTGGCCAATGCCACAGCCGGAAATATCCTGCGTTTGGTACCGCCGTTGAACATCAGTTATCCGGAGCTCGAAGAAGTGCTCAGGGTACTGAAGATTTCGTTACAAAACTTAAGAGAACATGGTTAA
- the argB gene encoding acetylglutamate kinase, giving the protein MIKKKKPVILFKYGGNAMTDDELKKQVLEQMCSLTKMGYHVVIVHGGGPFIKDILGKVGVESEFIDGHRKTTPEALKYVEMALKGEVNGSLVNLVNRLGYKAVGLSGKDGKMAVATKRLHRKMVDGKWTGFDLGQVGDVEYINPQLPEYLLSEGYIPVVTCIASDEKGNDFNINADMFAGHLAGALHARQYIVLTDVDGLRMDKDKPETLIDKLHVAEIPSLVEAGVIQGGMLPKMDACRIALANGADSARIINGTKPGQISDLIGKTPIGTTIIK; this is encoded by the coding sequence ATGATCAAAAAGAAAAAGCCTGTGATTCTGTTTAAGTACGGCGGGAATGCTATGACCGATGACGAGCTGAAGAAACAGGTGCTTGAGCAGATGTGTTCGTTGACAAAAATGGGATATCATGTGGTCATAGTCCATGGCGGAGGGCCGTTTATAAAAGACATTCTGGGGAAAGTTGGCGTTGAATCGGAATTTATTGACGGCCACCGCAAAACGACACCTGAAGCCTTGAAATATGTGGAGATGGCGTTGAAAGGTGAAGTAAACGGTAGCCTGGTCAATCTGGTCAATCGTTTAGGATACAAAGCCGTTGGCCTTTCCGGGAAGGATGGAAAGATGGCAGTTGCCACTAAACGGCTTCACCGGAAAATGGTTGACGGAAAATGGACGGGTTTTGATCTGGGACAAGTTGGGGATGTGGAATATATCAACCCGCAATTGCCCGAATATTTACTGAGTGAAGGATACATTCCGGTGGTGACCTGTATTGCTTCGGATGAAAAAGGGAATGATTTCAATATCAACGCCGATATGTTCGCCGGTCATCTGGCCGGGGCGTTACATGCCAGGCAGTACATTGTCCTGACAGACGTGGACGGCTTGCGAATGGATAAAGACAAACCGGAAACGCTCATCGACAAATTGCATGTGGCGGAAATTCCATCGCTGGTTGAGGCTGGTGTTATTCAGGGAGGGATGCTTCCCAAAATGGATGCCTGTCGCATTGCTTTGGCTAACGGGGCCGACTCAGCCCGTATTATCAATGGGACCAAACCCGGGCAGATTTCAGACCTTATCGGGAAAACCCCGATTGGTACAACCATAATCAAATAA
- a CDS encoding undecaprenyl-diphosphate phosphatase: MTDIIKSIILGIIEGITEFLPISSTGHLIIANQFITFEESFTNMFDVVIQLGAILSVIYYFRKEIIPKSLNIAENKRIFDIWSRAAVGVAPALILGAIFGSFLEEKLFNPVVVSTMLVIGGLVLILIDRKDRPSRFHDVATMDYKTVLLIGLIQCMAMIPGTSRSAATIIGAMLLGADRKTAAEFSFFLAIPTMIAASGYSLLKHQASLNSHDLIVLGTGFVVSFIVALLVIAFLMNFIRKHTFQSFGYYRIVLGIVILAWMFLW, from the coding sequence ATGACAGATATTATTAAATCCATTATCCTCGGTATTATTGAAGGTATTACCGAGTTTCTGCCGATTTCGTCTACCGGGCACCTTATTATTGCCAATCAGTTTATAACATTCGAAGAGAGTTTCACCAACATGTTTGATGTGGTGATTCAATTGGGCGCTATTCTTTCTGTAATTTACTATTTCCGGAAGGAGATTATTCCCAAAAGCCTGAACATTGCTGAAAACAAACGCATTTTTGATATTTGGTCCCGGGCGGCTGTCGGAGTGGCGCCTGCTTTGATATTGGGCGCCATTTTTGGTTCATTCCTGGAAGAAAAATTGTTCAATCCGGTGGTGGTTTCGACCATGTTGGTGATTGGTGGCCTGGTTTTGATTCTCATCGACCGGAAAGACCGGCCATCCCGCTTTCACGATGTGGCTACCATGGACTACAAAACTGTCCTGCTTATCGGTTTAATTCAGTGTATGGCTATGATCCCCGGAACATCCCGGTCGGCGGCTACCATCATTGGAGCCATGTTGCTGGGGGCCGATCGGAAAACGGCAGCCGAGTTTTCATTTTTCCTGGCCATTCCGACCATGATTGCAGCCTCCGGTTATTCGTTGCTGAAACATCAAGCTTCGCTCAATAGTCACGATTTGATTGTGCTGGGAACCGGATTTGTTGTTTCTTTCATTGTGGCGTTACTGGTTATTGCCTTCCTGATGAACTTCATTCGGAAACATACTTTCCAAAGTTTCGGTTATTACCGTATTGTGCTTGGAATTGTTATTCTGGCCTGGATGTTCCTTTGGTAA